One stretch of Pradoshia sp. D12 DNA includes these proteins:
- a CDS encoding patatin-like phospholipase family protein, translating into MFIDGVFSGGGIKGFALIGAVIELEKQGYRFKRVAGTSAGAIIAGFIAAGYSGSEINEIMKSVKLTKLLETKKNKHFPLAKWLKLYWSMGLYKGDALELWIKEVLARKNIRTFADLADKQLRVIASDLTNGRLMVLPDDLPKYNINPNQFLVARAIRMSCSVPFFFQPITLRTVGEKRVIVDGGVLSNFPMWLFDQDNVIAERPVLGLRLVPEKQQAVVHERDINNAIELFTSLFETMRNAHDARYISRKFVKNIVFIPIKEAGFIEFSISDNQRLVLIDQGKEAAKHFLKDWVYRIR; encoded by the coding sequence TTGTTTATTGACGGAGTGTTTTCCGGAGGAGGTATAAAAGGGTTTGCTCTTATTGGGGCAGTAATTGAATTAGAGAAGCAGGGATATCGGTTTAAAAGAGTAGCCGGAACAAGTGCAGGCGCAATCATTGCCGGGTTTATAGCAGCGGGGTACTCAGGGAGCGAAATTAATGAAATTATGAAAAGCGTTAAATTAACGAAGCTATTGGAAACAAAAAAAAATAAACATTTTCCACTAGCCAAATGGCTCAAATTATATTGGAGTATGGGACTTTACAAAGGGGATGCCTTGGAGCTATGGATTAAAGAGGTATTGGCCAGGAAAAATATTAGGACATTTGCAGATTTAGCTGATAAACAATTGAGAGTTATTGCATCTGATCTAACAAATGGAAGATTGATGGTTTTGCCGGATGATCTGCCAAAATATAATATAAACCCCAATCAGTTCTTAGTGGCGAGAGCGATTCGTATGAGCTGCTCTGTCCCCTTTTTCTTTCAGCCGATTACGCTTCGAACGGTAGGGGAGAAAAGGGTTATCGTAGATGGCGGGGTTTTAAGTAATTTTCCTATGTGGCTGTTTGATCAAGATAATGTTATCGCTGAGAGACCGGTGCTGGGATTAAGGCTGGTACCAGAAAAACAACAAGCAGTGGTCCATGAGCGTGATATCAATAATGCAATCGAACTTTTTACATCTTTATTTGAAACGATGAGGAATGCTCATGATGCCAGATATATTTCAAGAAAATTCGTTAAAAACATTGTGTTTATACCAATTAAAGAGGCGGGATTTATAGAGTTTTCTATTTCTGACAATCAGCGGCTAGTATTAATTGATCAAGGTAAAGAAGCGGCGAAGCATTTTCTTAAGGATTGGGTTTACCGAATCAGATGA
- the splB gene encoding spore photoproduct lyase, with amino-acid sequence MKPFIPQLVYFEPKALEYPLGKALYEKFQSLPVEIRQTTSHNQIRDLPGDNELQKYRIAKSTMVIGIRKTLKFDTSKPSAEYAIPLATGCMGHCHYCYLQTTLGSKPYIRVYVNLEEIFEQASKYMEQRAPEITRFEAACTSDIVGIDHLTHSLKETINFIGSTEYGRLRFVTKFHHVDHLLDARHNGKTSFRFSINSRYVIKNFEPGTSSFDERLEAARKVAAAGYHLGFIVAPIYMHEGWEEGYYELFDRLRHALGEELSMMKISFELIQHRFTKPAKKVIQARYPKTKLEMDETKRKYKWGKYGIGKYVYPDEEANALKTHIENSIKEFFPNAEIQYFT; translated from the coding sequence ATGAAACCATTTATTCCTCAATTAGTTTATTTTGAACCTAAAGCATTGGAATATCCGTTAGGAAAGGCTTTATATGAAAAATTTCAGAGCCTGCCAGTGGAAATTAGGCAAACCACATCCCATAATCAGATTCGCGATTTGCCCGGTGATAATGAACTGCAAAAATATCGAATCGCCAAATCCACGATGGTGATTGGAATACGGAAGACATTAAAATTTGATACATCAAAGCCTTCAGCAGAGTATGCGATCCCGCTGGCTACAGGATGTATGGGGCATTGTCATTATTGTTATTTACAAACAACGCTTGGCAGTAAGCCCTATATTAGAGTGTACGTGAATCTAGAAGAGATTTTTGAACAGGCAAGTAAATATATGGAACAGAGAGCGCCGGAAATCACAAGATTTGAGGCGGCTTGTACCTCCGATATAGTAGGTATTGATCACCTCACGCATTCCTTAAAGGAAACGATTAATTTTATCGGCAGTACTGAATATGGAAGATTACGATTTGTAACTAAATTTCATCATGTCGATCATTTGCTTGATGCTAGACATAATGGAAAAACCAGTTTCCGCTTCTCCATAAACTCCCGTTATGTTATAAAAAATTTTGAGCCAGGAACCTCTTCGTTTGATGAGCGGTTGGAGGCTGCTCGAAAAGTGGCAGCAGCGGGATATCATCTTGGGTTTATAGTCGCTCCGATATATATGCATGAAGGCTGGGAAGAAGGATATTACGAATTATTTGATCGTTTGAGGCATGCGTTAGGTGAAGAGCTGTCCATGATGAAAATTAGCTTTGAACTCATCCAGCATCGCTTTACAAAGCCGGCAAAAAAAGTTATTCAAGCACGATATCCTAAGACAAAGCTTGAGATGGATGAAACGAAGCGTAAGTATAAATGGGGGAAATACGGTATAGGGAAATATGTCTATCCTGATGAAGAAGCGAATGCTTTGAAAACTCATATAGAAAACTCAATCAAAGAGTTCTTTCCGAATGCAGAAATACAATACTTTACCTAA
- a CDS encoding vitamin B12-dependent ribonucleotide reductase, whose product MPTVTNRKLSINVERLNKDIALFPQVFPITPDMNKTYKGVSRLVMIDRYSFKDTEKMTLSNGDFVVLTIKEDPKFPARGLGYIQHIDWEAKKAHVLVEEEFRSSLDKHDEIKTGLICKSLDVIEKPLEIYYEQIAKRNARGLAEVEKTEEKRKEWFDKFYNELVQTNFIPAGRVLYGAGSETEVTYFNCYVMPFINDSREGISEHRKHVMEIMSRGGGVGTNGSTLRPRNTLARGVNGKSSGAVSWLDDIAKLTHLVEQGGSRRGAQMIMLSDWHPDIVEFIISKMQNPKILRFLMEVSKDEVIRRHASEKLKFTPLTMQEEAMYQGIVNYKNISGFGGFNEAIIKEAEEKLSAGGNDTVHNPDFLTGANISVCLTKEFMEAVENDGEYELRFPDVESYNEEDMKAYNEKWADCGDVREWEKLGYAVRVYRKIKARELWNLINICATYSAEPGIFFIDNANDMTNAKAYGQKVVATNPCGEQPLAPYSVCNLAAVNLAEMTDKDRKQVDLEKLKQTVKVGVRMQDNVINATPYFLEANKKQALGERRVGLGVMGLHDMLIYCEKEYGSEEGNKLVDIVFETIATAAYEESIEIAKEKGSFPFLVGESEEETKELRTRFINTGYMKKMPEHIREGIMKYGIRNSHLLTVAPTGSTGTMVGVSTGLEPYFSFTYFRSGRLGKFIEVKADIVEEYLRRNPNADSNNLPSWFISAMDLTPEKHADVQCIIQRWIDSSISKTVNAPKGYSVEQVERVYERLYKGGAKGGTVYVDGSRDTQVLTLKAENDTDQSTQPQHTKQHVVLIDTIDALESTSVTIGSEVGNTCPVCRQGKVEELGGCNTCTNCGAQLKCGL is encoded by the coding sequence TTGCCTACTGTAACAAATCGCAAGTTGTCTATAAATGTCGAAAGGTTAAATAAAGATATAGCCCTATTTCCGCAAGTTTTTCCGATTACTCCAGACATGAATAAGACGTATAAGGGTGTTTCAAGGCTTGTGATGATAGATCGCTATTCCTTCAAAGATACGGAAAAAATGACACTTAGTAATGGAGATTTTGTTGTACTTACCATTAAAGAAGACCCAAAATTTCCTGCCCGTGGACTTGGGTACATCCAACATATTGATTGGGAAGCCAAGAAAGCACATGTATTGGTTGAAGAAGAATTCCGCTCATCCTTGGACAAGCATGATGAAATTAAAACCGGTCTGATTTGTAAATCACTCGACGTCATTGAAAAACCACTTGAAATTTATTATGAACAGATTGCGAAACGGAATGCACGCGGTTTGGCTGAAGTTGAAAAAACGGAAGAGAAACGCAAGGAATGGTTTGATAAATTTTATAATGAATTAGTTCAAACGAATTTTATCCCGGCAGGACGTGTGCTCTATGGAGCCGGTTCTGAAACAGAAGTAACCTACTTTAACTGCTATGTAATGCCATTTATTAATGACAGCCGTGAAGGGATTTCTGAACATCGCAAACATGTGATGGAAATTATGAGTCGCGGAGGCGGTGTCGGTACGAATGGTTCCACTTTACGTCCAAGAAACACGCTTGCTCGCGGTGTAAACGGAAAATCCTCAGGTGCAGTATCCTGGTTGGATGATATTGCAAAATTAACTCACTTAGTTGAACAGGGTGGTTCCCGTCGCGGAGCTCAAATGATTATGCTCTCTGACTGGCATCCGGATATCGTAGAATTTATCATCTCAAAAATGCAAAATCCTAAAATTTTGCGCTTCTTAATGGAAGTCAGCAAGGATGAAGTAATTCGTAGACATGCATCTGAAAAATTGAAATTCACTCCGCTCACAATGCAAGAGGAAGCCATGTATCAAGGCATAGTCAATTATAAAAACATCTCGGGGTTTGGCGGATTTAATGAGGCAATCATTAAGGAAGCAGAAGAAAAACTTTCCGCTGGTGGAAATGATACTGTTCATAATCCAGACTTTTTAACAGGTGCCAATATTTCAGTGTGCTTAACAAAAGAATTTATGGAAGCTGTAGAAAATGACGGAGAATATGAACTTCGATTCCCGGATGTTGAGTCCTATAATGAAGAAGATATGAAAGCCTATAATGAAAAATGGGCTGATTGCGGTGATGTACGCGAATGGGAGAAACTAGGTTATGCTGTGCGTGTATATCGTAAAATTAAAGCTCGCGAATTATGGAATTTAATCAATATCTGTGCGACTTATTCTGCGGAGCCGGGCATTTTCTTTATCGATAATGCAAACGATATGACAAACGCTAAAGCGTACGGTCAAAAAGTAGTTGCGACGAATCCTTGTGGGGAACAGCCATTGGCTCCTTATTCTGTATGTAACTTGGCTGCTGTCAATCTGGCTGAAATGACAGATAAAGATCGCAAACAAGTGGACTTGGAGAAACTGAAACAAACGGTAAAAGTGGGCGTGCGCATGCAGGATAATGTTATTAACGCGACTCCATACTTCCTTGAAGCCAATAAAAAACAGGCTCTAGGGGAAAGACGCGTTGGCCTAGGTGTAATGGGTCTGCATGATATGCTTATTTATTGTGAAAAAGAATATGGTTCCGAAGAAGGAAATAAGCTGGTTGATATTGTATTTGAAACAATTGCAACTGCAGCATATGAGGAATCTATTGAAATCGCGAAAGAAAAAGGCAGCTTCCCATTCTTAGTTGGTGAATCAGAGGAAGAAACGAAAGAATTGCGCACACGTTTTATTAATACAGGGTATATGAAAAAAATGCCTGAACATATTCGTGAAGGAATCATGAAATATGGTATTCGTAACTCACATTTGTTAACAGTTGCTCCTACTGGAAGCACTGGTACAATGGTAGGTGTTTCTACAGGTCTTGAACCATACTTCTCATTCACATATTTCAGAAGCGGACGTTTGGGTAAATTTATTGAAGTGAAAGCTGATATAGTAGAAGAGTATTTACGTCGCAATCCTAATGCAGACAGCAATAATCTACCTTCATGGTTTATTTCTGCAATGGATTTAACTCCTGAGAAACACGCTGATGTACAATGCATTATCCAACGTTGGATTGATAGCTCGATCAGTAAAACGGTAAATGCACCGAAAGGATATTCCGTTGAACAAGTAGAACGAGTGTATGAGCGTCTATATAAAGGCGGAGCTAAGGGTGGAACTGTATACGTAGATGGAAGCCGTGATACACAGGTATTAACGTTAAAGGCTGAAAACGATACGGATCAATCCACTCAGCCACAACATACGAAGCAGCATGTTGTTCTTATCGACACAATTGATGCACTTGAATCAACAAGCGTAACAATCGGAAGCGAAGTTGGAAATACTTGTCCGGTCTGCCGCCAAGGAAAAGTGGAGGAACTTGGTGGGTGCAATACATGTACGAACTGCGGTGCTCAGCTTAAATGTGGATTGTAA